A window of the Phycisphaerae bacterium genome harbors these coding sequences:
- a CDS encoding MBL fold metallo-hydrolase codes for MFLHEANALFDCPEDISASVNAGRIERIDALFLTHWHPDHCFGLRLLMESGYGVYRDVATKRFSLFVPQKVYPTLIKVYPALTHQLQTLHTADLRLLADRELVTLGATTIQPIGFAEAESDTFAYLIRNEAKHAVLYSPCDTLSFRTYREFRHLDLWITECGCFSDYPREIGMDEAMRRIEEIAPGRTIFTHIEEEELRMFGWDYMEAIIQRYPHLAFEFAHDMMELHVE; via the coding sequence ATGTTCCTCCACGAGGCCAACGCACTGTTCGATTGCCCGGAAGACATCAGCGCGTCCGTCAATGCCGGTCGCATCGAGCGCATCGACGCCCTGTTTCTGACCCATTGGCATCCCGATCACTGCTTCGGTCTGCGGCTGCTCATGGAGTCCGGATACGGTGTCTACCGCGACGTTGCGACAAAACGGTTCTCGCTGTTTGTCCCCCAGAAGGTATACCCGACCCTCATCAAGGTCTATCCCGCCCTCACCCATCAACTGCAGACGTTGCACACAGCCGACCTTCGGCTCCTGGCGGACCGTGAACTGGTCACTTTGGGCGCCACGACGATTCAGCCGATCGGATTCGCCGAAGCGGAGTCGGACACGTTCGCATACCTCATCCGTAACGAGGCGAAGCACGCGGTCCTCTATTCCCCGTGCGACACCCTCTCATTCCGAACCTACCGCGAGTTTCGTCATCTTGACCTCTGGATCACCGAGTGTGGATGCTTCAGCGATTACCCGCGCGAAATCGGCATGGACGAGGCCATGCGCCGCATCGAAGAGATTGCCCCCGGAAGAACAATCTTCACGCACATAGAAGAGGAAGAACTCCGAATGTTTGGGTGGGACTATATGGAGGCCATCATTCAAAGATATCCCCACCTCGCGTTCGAATTCGCCCACGACATGATGGAACTCCATGTCGAGTAG